In Armatimonadota bacterium, one genomic interval encodes:
- a CDS encoding V-type ATP synthase subunit K, translating into MSRLVRMLMLTAVALAVFGGTALAAAEEPAPVPGLGVGSGLLALAAAVAVGFGALGTALAQARIGSAAAGAMAERPEIGGLMIVFLALPETMIILGFLAAFLLIGKIR; encoded by the coding sequence GTATGCTCATGCTCACCGCCGTAGCGCTGGCCGTCTTTGGTGGAACGGCGCTGGCCGCCGCAGAGGAGCCTGCGCCCGTGCCCGGCCTGGGCGTGGGCTCGGGGCTGCTGGCGCTGGCCGCCGCGGTGGCGGTGGGGTTCGGCGCGCTGGGCACCGCGCTGGCCCAGGCGCGCATCGGCTCGGCTGCGGCGGGAGCCATGGCGGAGCGGCCGGAGATCGGCGGCCTGATGATCGTTTTCCTGGCCCTGCCGGAAACCATGATCATCCTGGGGTTCCTGGCGGCCTTCCTGCTCATCGGGA